The Taeniopygia guttata chromosome 27, bTaeGut7.mat, whole genome shotgun sequence region GTTTCACAGCAGTTACACAGCAGTTACACAGCAGTTACCCCGGCCCCACACTGCAGCTGTCTCTCAGGAGCCCTGGAGCAGCCGGTGCCCCTGGCAGCCattccccaggtgtgccaggtcCCCACCCggagctgggatgggcagggctgACCCCACGCTCTGTTCTCTCCATCAGATCAAGGTGGTGAAGTTCTCCTACATGTGGACCATCAACAACTTCAGCTTCTGCCGGGAGGAGATGGGGGAGGTCATCAAGAGCTCGACCTTTTCCTCTGGAGCCAACGACAAACTCAAGTGGTGAGGCCCAGGGAGAGGGGCTCaccccagctgggctgtgggctgGGCCAGGGCATCCATGAAAACACGGTTATCCTGCATGTGGGAGCCCCAACACCTCTGCAGGCTTTGCACACAAACCAAAATCCTCAGTTTACCCTCAAAACAGATTTCAGTGATGAACCCAGGTGAGGCTGTGAGGGTGCACAGCCCAAATCACCCCCCACATCCAGCCCCTCATACTCCATGGGGTTCTAAAGTGAATTTTTCCTCCTGCGAGTTCCCTTTCTGTGAGTGGCAGCTCAGGGATGAGGGAAGTGCCAACGTCCCCTCACTGctcctgcccaggagctgctgcctcttgAGGGTGACCTCATTTGGGGCCTTTCCCTGTCCTCCAAACCTTCCTTATCTTCCCTGAGGCCTCAGTCATTTCCAGTAACTCAGAGCGGACTTTGCTCAGCGCCTGTGTCTGCTCTGAGCCATGTCCTGGTGCATCCTTGGGCTCTGATTCCTGGTTTTACCCTGCTGCTGAGTGGTTCAGAATTTCCCTTTTCAGTGCCACTGGTGGGAAAGCAGCCCCTGGATGAATTGTATCCATGGGATACAGTGTGAGTTCCCTCCTTTgggtggcagagctgtgctttcCTTGGCCTGCCTTTGTTCCTGTCACCTTTGTCCCCTCTGCTCTCAGCCCTCCCTGGAACATCTGGATCTGTGGATTTGGTCCCTGTGTGTGGGAGCTGTTCATTATCCGTCTGCTTTTTGTTCTTGGTGGATTCTGTGTCATGTTTCAGGTCATGGAAGAGCCTCTTCCTGCCTTTTCTTCACACAGGAGgagtttttccttttaaccctgttggttttttttgttgaagaACCACCAACCTTCCAGAAATCTCTTGTTCCTTGCAGTTGCCTCCTGTGGAATTTTATCAACCATTTCTCTGCATTTGTTGTACTTCCCCAAGGCCATTGCctccattttatttatttcactttcCTTTTGTGAGGATTGGTATCCTGGGGGCTTCTCAGTGATTCCAgcccttctccctgctcttttccctagggATTTGGTGGGCTGCCATAATTCCTGGGTGTTTTTCCCAATGTGGGGGTGCAGCTGtaccccagctctgccccttccagcccccGTGCTCCCCTGGGGCTCAGGGGTCGTTATCAGCCCTTGTTTGCTGTGCAGATGTGAAAATGCCACAGTGCCCTTCCCGCAGAGCATCCCTGACATTCCCACCCCCCTTTTGCAGGTGTTTACGTGTGAACCCCAAGGGGCTGGATGAGGAGAGCAAGGATTACCTGTCCCTGTACCTGCTGCTGGTCAGCTGCCCCAAGAGCGAGGTCAGGGCCAAGTTCAAGTTCTCCATCCTCAACGCCAAGGGAGAGGAGACCAAGGCCATGGGTGAGTGAGACCCTCTGGGTGGGTGAGACCCTCCTGGGGTGGGTGAGACCCTCCTGGGGTGGGTGAGACCCTCCTGGGGTGAGTGAGACCCTCCTGGGGTGGGTGAAACCCCTCCTGGAGTGGGTGAGACCCTCCTGGGGTGAGTGAGACCCTCCTGGGGTGAGTGAAACCCCTCCTGGGGTGGGTGAAACCCTCCTGGGGTGGGTGAAACCCCTCCTGGGGTGGGTGAGACCCTCCTGGGGTGGGTGAGACCCTCCTGGGGTGGGTGAGACCCTCCTGGGGTGGGTGAGACCCTCCTGGGGTGGGTGAGACCCTCCTGGGGTGGGTGAAACACCTCCTGGGGTGATTTGGGCCAGGGTCTGGGGTGTGCTGTGCCCCGGCCCGGGTTAAGCCAGGCCTACCCCGCAGAGAGCCAGCGCGCCTATCGCTTCGTGCAAGGCAAGGACTGGGGCTTCAAGAAGTTCATCAGGAGAGATTTCCTGCTGGACGAGGCCAACGGGCTCCTGCCAGACGACAAACTGACCCTGTTCTGTGAGgtgagccctgctgcagccccacacagctccccagccccacacagagCCCCAGGCCAGCCCCACACaactcccagacaggcaggaccagccccacacagctccccagccccacacaactcccagacaggcaggaccagccccacacagctctccaggcagggctgagccttCCCTCACCCCACTCTGACGGGGTTGGGATCACTGCTGGGTGTTCTCACCCTGGGGTTCTCCGCTCTGCCTGTGCCCTTTCCCCTGCCTGTGCCTTTTCCCCTGCCTTTTGGCTGCTTCCTGCTGGGCTTTTCCCTGGAGCGGTGGTGGGAACTGGGCAGGTTTGAGGATCGTTTCCTGGTGCTTTGGCGTTCCCATCCCTCTGTTTGTGCTCCTTAATTTGGGATAATCACAGCCTGGGTCTGCACTGGGAACTGCCCTGCTCAATAAAAGTGAGCTTCTGTTTATTTCCTTCAACGTGTCTGCACAgccagcaaagagaaaaatgtgcGAAAAGGGGATTTTGCAGTAATCACCATTTTCTGGTCACTGTGTTGGTGTTTTTCTACAACATCATTATTATTTCACTTGTGCTATTCCAGGCAAATATGCAGCCAGTTATTTCCAAACCCAGAGATTtaagctgaaaaaccttaatgAGCAAATAGGAACTCTAATTTAATGTCTTCAGAGCTTCCTCTGCCTCACTCCCATTGTCTTTTTAACTGCAAACCCTCTCCtggagctgttttttttttgccagagaGAGCAGAACAAGTTGTTCTCTCCTTGCATCTCCTGCACTTTTTTTCTGGGAGTCTTCtcttttgctgtgttttctttcaggaaTAAAAGAAGGGCTTCAAAGTCCTTTGacagctgggattttttgggggtttttggtttgttttagaggtgtttttttttttcccaggttttggCCATCATAATCATGCACATGTTTAAATGAGCAAACATCTCAGTGTTGTTTGATCAGCAGCAGAAATTCCTAGGGATGGAGGGAGCCCTTCCTTGAGGACAAAAtgggaggagaaaggagagtCTGGCATGGCAGAAACAAATCCTTACCTACTTTGGCATCCAAGGCTgggatttccttttcttttccctttttttcttttccttcactcTCTGCTTCCCTTTCCTTGCCCACCCTGTGGAGCTTCCCTGGCTGTCCTTGCTCTCCCTTGGCCACCGGTCCTGAATAGAACTGGGATTTACTTTGGGCTGCACAGCAAATCCAGGGATTGGCCTCACCTCTGCTTCCCCTCCATCACTCCGGATTGCAGCGGGCACAATTAATCACTGAGCTTTGCTAATTGgcctctgctgcagctttggTTTAACCACGGGGGTGGTGCTGCACAGGCTCCCAGCGAGGCCCTTCTGGAGTAGATTCCTCACCTTTGGAGCAGGGATTGGGAATCTGCCTGCTCCAGATCTCCCTCCCTGTCTGACCAAGCTGGGCTTTGTGGAACTCAGTCTGGAGTGGGGTTGAATTGTGCTGTAGGATATTTGGGTCTCCTgggaggagaagcaggagggCACTGAGGGgtcagcccctgtccctgtggggcctgtgctgagctctgtgtgtccctcATTGCCCCTGGAGTGGTGGCTGCTGCATTATTGATTGGGGAGGTTTCACAAGCATGGAAGGAGAAACTGGGTCAGGTGTGGTGTCTGGAAAAAATCGGGAAAGAGCAAAAATCCGGTTCCACTTCCTTCAGAGACCTCCTGAATTGCATGGATGTGCTGTcagcgtggggctgggagggaaatgTGCTGCTGGGGTTTGGCATTTGGGACGgacacccaaaccccaaacccgcTGCAGGGATCTCTGCACGGGATCCTTTAAAAGGGGGGAATTTTAACCCCCCGGTGCCTGGGAGGgcggcagggcagggcagggcagtgtgtgagtgtcCCCGTGCCCAGGTGAGCGTGGTGCAGGACTCGGTGAACATCTCGGGGCAGAACACCATGAACATGGTGAAGGTGCCCGAGTGCCGCCTGGCCGACGAGCTGGGCGGGCTCTGGGAGAACTCGCGCTTCACCGACTGCTGCCTCTGCGTGGCCGGCCAGGAGTTCAAGGGCCACAAAGCCATCCTGGCAGGTGGGTGTCCcgggggctgctgtggggtgcGGGGACTGCtttgggaatggtttgggatggggggagtgggggagtggtttgggatggggggaatggtttgggaatggtttgggatggggggAGTGGtttgggaatggtttgggatggagggaatggtttgggatggagggagTGGTTTGGGATGCAGGCcatggtttgggatggagggaTTGGTTTGGGATAGAGGGAttggtttgggatggagggaatGGAGGGAGTGGTTTGGGATGGAGGcaatggtttgggatggagggaatggtttgggatggggggAATGGAGGGAGTGGTTTGGGATGGAGGCAATGGCTTGGGATGGAGGGAATGGGGGAttggtttgggatggagggaatGGTTTGGAATGGAGGGAATAGTTTGGGATGGAGGCAATGGTGTGGGATGGAGGcaatggtttgggatggagggagctcagagctcatccatggcagggacaccttctacaatcccagggtgctcccagccctatccagcccagcctgggacactcccagggatccaggagcagccccagctgctctgggaatgccGTTGCCCCAGGCaggccctggggagctggggaggtgctgcagccctcccaGCGGGTTCTGTTCCCCCCACAGCACGCTCCCCGGTGTTCAGCGCCATGTTCGAGCACGAGATGGAGGAGAGCAAGAAGGTgagagccagggcagcagcacccccagagGGGAAAGGCCCTGCCCGGGGATCCatcccctggcactgctgctgctgccctctgctcctgcagggagcagggaaagggatcAGGGTCAGCTGTGCCTTTGTTCCCTTGGGAAATCCACACGTttcctttccccccctccatttccccccctccatttccccccctccatttccccccctccatttccccccctccatttcccccctccatttcccccctccatttccccccctccaTTCCCCCCCTCCATTCCCCccctccatttccccccctccatttccccccctccatttccccccctccatttccccccctccatttccccccctccatttcccccctccatttcccccctccatttcccccctccatttccccccctcatttcccccctccatttccatttcccccctcctttttccctttctttctcaaGTTCAGCTCCTCGTACCTGATTTCCCTGTGCCACTGAagggttttggggcaggaggagccctggagGCCCTGGGCAGACCCCCAAAGgctcccttttccccctgcaGAACCGGGTAGAGATCAACGACGTGGAGCCCGAGGTTTTCAAGGAAATGATGTGTTTCATTTACACCGGGAAGGCCCCAAACCTGGACAAGATGGCTGATgacctgctggcagctgctgacaAGGTAAACTCGGGATTTAggggtgctgggggagctggaATACCGTGGGATTTCCTCTCCACAGAGCTCCCAGAGCCCTGGGATGGGCAGGTTCCTCAGAACTGAGGCCTTCAGGGAAACCTGGGAACACACCTGGACCAGCAGATTGACAGAGAACACACCTGGAGCTGCACAGCTGGAGATCCATCAGGGATTTCTGTCTCCGCTGCTCATTTTTGAGCATTTTTGGAGCTTCCAGAGGACTCTGCTGCAGATCTTCCCATTAAACCATCAGGAATTTTTGCTCTACTGCtcatttttaaggattttttggAGCTCCCAGAAGAGCCTGCTCAGCATGATCCGAGCTGGGCTGAGGAGACAATTACAGAGCAGACCCAGGGATGTTTTTCCATGTGGTTATTCCCAAATCCCCAGAGCAGTGCAGAGTCTGGACAAACAGttctcctcctgccagccctgaggCTCTGGAAATGGAGGAGGGGGAAATGGTGttggttttcctgctgcagtgacagtccctgcagctcctgggagctgctggaattcCCTGGGGCTCCGCTGGAATTCCCTGGGGCTCTCCCCGCTTCCCTTTGCAGCCCCAGAGATGGGAGTGAGAGCTCTGTTAACCCCTGAAAATCCATCATTTGCCACCCAAATTactccctttttcttcttttttcccttagaAGCGACTCAGTGCTAGGGAAAGATCCAGTCTGGAGCCTGAATCCTGGGattctgccctgctcctggaatcctgggattttccctgctcctgggatTTCTCCTGGTCTGGGGGTGCTTTGTGCCCCTTTGTGTCCCTGGGCTCCATCCCAGGGCTGGGTCAGGGGGAAAAGCTCCATTCCAGCTGGAATTGAGGTGGGAATCAGAGCCAGGAGATTCCAGGAGTGGTCACAACCATCCCCACATTTATCCAATATTCCAAGGTATTGACTGGAGGAGCAGCACTTAAGGCAGGGAGAGCTTTAATTCTGACTTCCTTGCCTTTTAACACAGCTTTGCTTTCCCTTTCCAGCTCATTGTGTGCCTTAAAAGCAGGAATAAAAAACTCCTCCATGAAAGCACATAAAGCAACCAATATTTACCCCGGGGACTGaagcagctccctcagagctctgctgtctCTTAGGAAAAAGCTGTAATTAgcccaaaaccaaccaaaattcAACTTCAGGAGCTCGGGGTGCAGGAGGCTGGGGGGAGCTGAGGTGGAATtaaaaaaggaggaaggggaaatgTGGCTGCTGAGAGCCCACAGTGGCCACTGGGGGCCAacaatgtaattaaaaatgagTTATTTGTAGCAAAAATGGAACTAAAAAGTGGATACATGGAGGAGAATGTTCCATCTCCAGCAGGAGAGTGCCGGGCTTTATTTGTTACATTTCGAGCCTCTGACAGGCAATTATCCAAACTCATGGCTGGCCTCATAAACAGCTTTATTTATTGAGACAGATTAGCAAAGAAATTTGATTTGCCCTCTCAATTTGCCAGGGAAAACTCGGAGTGCTCTGCCTCTGTTATGAGCCAGGCTTCAGGGCTTCACGAGCTGGGATTCTGCATTTGAATCCAATCCTAACGGGGAAATCTCAGTCAGAACCTAAAACCAGTTAATCATAGACCAATTTGTGGTGATGGAGCTGATCCCCTGGCAAAGATCCCACAAATGGatcccagctcagggcacagAACATTCCTGGGTACAAACCTGAAGTGGAGGAGCACAACTTGGGGGTTCCCACCCCCCTGAGCTGTTCCCTGCTGTAATTCCATGGTTTTGTCCCCAGGATGCCCTGGAGAGCTGAAGGTGATGTGTGAGGGTCCCTGGGCACACCCAGGTGTAATTCCAGGTGTAATTCCATGGTTTTGTCCCCAGTATGCCCTGGAGAGGCTGAAGGTGATGTGTGAGGGTCCCTGGGCACACCCAGGTGTAATTCCAGGTGTAATTCCATGGTTTTGTCCCCAGGATGCCCTGGAGAGCTGAAGGTGATGTGTGAGGGTCCCTGGGCACACCCAGGTGTAATTCCAGGTGTAATTCCATGGTTTTGTCCCCAGTATGCCCTGGAGAGGCTGAAGGTGATGTGTGAGGATGCTCTCTGCAGTAACCTGTCTGTGGAGAATGCAGCTGAGATCCTGATCCTGGCTGACCTGCACAGTGCAGACCAGCTCAAAACCCAGGCCGTGGACTTCATTAATTAGTGAGTAATTGCTCCAGGATGGACGaacccttccctttccccttttcctttccccttttccttccccctgtcccctctcacTGCTCACTCCACACAAACAAGGCTGGgctccctcccacccccaaGATTCCAGGATTTGTTGTGAGCTGTTCCTCGGGAGCAGCAGGGTTCCTGGGCTGGCCCATGCAGGGAAGGTTCTGCTCTCCTATTTTTGAGTTCCCTCCCTGTGATCCGTGGTTTATCCAGCATTCCACACGTGGAATTGCCCCAAACCCAGGCCAGCCTTGTGCCCTGGGGTTGTCCAGAGTGGGAacagcctgggagctgctctggagcgTGCTGGGATCACCAGGAGGTGCAGGCAGGGGAGGATCAGGGtgtggaatcctggaatggtcctggctgggagcagcctggggtagcaggagccatccctgcccatggagctgGATGAGCTTTCAGCTCCTTCCAccccaaagcattccatgattTGATGCTGAGGGATTGATCCCAGCTCTCAATCCAGCAGCAGATGGAAAATCCCTGCCAAGCTTTAATAAATGGAGCATTTCTGTCACTGGGTGCAGTTCTTCCAGGGCTTTTTACATCAATTTAAAGCATTCCTGTGCCAAGAGCTGGGCTTGGGGTGAGCTCTGTGTTCTGCCATCCCAGCTGGAatctgctgcagcttttcctcctGAGCTCCCAGCCTGGAGTGGGGCCAAACCCCTCAGACACCTGAGGGagcccaggaggaggaaaaccccGAGTTCCTCAGGGCTTGGGAAGAACCTGGAGGGCTGCTCCCGTTATCCTTGTCCCTAATCCCAGTTTGCTCCCAGTTATTCCCGTCTGTAATCCCAGTTTGTTCTCAGTTATCCCAGTCCCTGATCATGGTCTGCTCCCTGTTCTGccagtccccattccctgtccctggtCCCAGTTTGCTCCCGGTtgtcccagtcccattcccagttaccccagccccattcccagttaccccagccccattcccagttaccccagccccattcccggtaccccagccccattcccacctCACTCCCGGTtaccccagccccattcccggttaccccagccccattcccggtaccccagccccattcccagctcacTCCCAGTtaccccagccccattcccagccccattcccagttaccccagccccattcccagttaccccagccccattcccagttatcccagccccattcccggtaccccagccccattcccggttaccccagccccattcccagccccattcctggttaccccagccccattcccagccccattcccggttaccccagccccattcccagccccattcccagtaccccagccccattcccagccacATTCCCGGTACCCCAGCCACATTCCTGGtaccccagccccattcccagctcacTCCCGGTACCCCAGCCCCTCAGCCGCCGTGCCTGTGTTGCAGCCACGCCTCGGACGTGATGGAGACGTCGGGCTGGAAGTCCATGGTGGTGTCGCACCCGCACCTGGTGGCCGAGGCCTATCGCTCGCTGGCCTCGGCGCAGTGCCCGTTCCTGGGCCCGCCCCGCAAGCGGCTGAAGCAATCCTAAACCCCGCCGCCCTCATCCCGAGCTTTTCTGGAAGCggccccagctgctgctgccgctgctgcccaGCCCTTGAGCACCGGGGAGCCGGCGAGGCCCGTGGAGCTTGGACTCTGTTGTTGGGGGGAAGAGGCTGCTCCGTGTGACATCCAGACTTTGTCCAACAGCACCgagaaactttgggaaaaggggggagggtgggctctggggctgttcctgcgattccctgtgtctgtgtgttccCTTGCACCCGCCTGAGGCCCTCCAGGATCCGGCTGttccccggcccgcccggcccgggctCCGTGTGCGTGGGACGCCTGGGGCAGGGGGCTCTGCTGGCTTTGGGAGCAGCGAAGGCAGAAGTTCACCGAGGTTCCGGCGAGGAAACCTCCAGGAGTATTTATGGCAAACGTTCCGCAAGTCCTGGCGGCCGAGCCGAGCGTGTGCCCCGCTGCCCTCGGCAGGAGACGAATTTGCTGTTTTAGCACTTGTGTGTCcactgcaaacagaaaaaaaatggttcAAAACCCCCTTTTTCTATGAAAAGTCAGCTCGGAGCGCGAGGGGCGGtgaaggctgtgctgggagaggacTGCAGACCCCTCGAGCCGAGAGCAGCGCCGACGGTTTCTGTTCTAAACATTGTGGGAAATGCTCTGGGCATTTTTCCCTGCTTtgtttcccctttcctccctctttttttaACGAAAGAAAACCCCGAGATCCCCCCAGGACGAATTTCACTCTTGCTGACGGCTGCGTGCGACGTCCCTGAGTTGCTCCGTGATTCTTACACTGTTTGTACCTGGTCTGGCTGTCTGgggccagccctgtcccttTCTATTTAGTCACTTCTTACAGCAGAGATGTTTCAATAGCTGGGaactctttttgtttttcttttggaaaatataaataattcctATTTTGTACCCTGTGGTATCTCTGGTCTTTTCTTTtagttgttatttttttcagttctgttcCGTTTTTGAGCTTCCTCGGGTTCTCCTCACTCTGCCGTGTCCTGCTGGTGCCCTGAGGTTCCTGGAGGCCaggggagatttttttgggaatgttgcATGGGGAATTTCAATACAAATCTATTGTTTCTCCTTGCAGGTGAGGACAAAATTCCAGAGTTTTTAATGGTTCCTGCGGGAttccagccctggctccttccCTTCACCTGCACCTGCCGGGAGGtgaggagggagagcaggacGATCCTGGTGGATTCAGGATGGCTGTGACGAGGGAATGTTGGGATGTTCCCCAGCCAGGAACGTTGGGgtgagccccaaatcccctgggaagggaatggCAGCAGTTCCTGAGGGATCTGAGCTCCAActgcccgggctgggcaggggatggATCCCAGGGAATGGATCAGGGATCTCCTGTCCCGGAttttccatccctggaggaaGGAGAGttcctctcccttttccacCCCCAGGGGCTTCAGGGATCTGACAactccctggatccctgaaatGGATCCCTGAATCCCCTAGGAATGGATCCCTGGATTCCCCAGGAATTGATCCCCTAGGAATGGATCCCTGGATCCCTCAGGAACAGATTTCTGGATCCCCTAGAAATGAAACCCTGAATCCCCCAG contains the following coding sequences:
- the SPOP gene encoding speckle-type POZ protein isoform X2 translates to MSRVPSPPPPAEMSSGPVAESWCYTQIKVVKFSYMWTINNFSFCREEMGEVIKSSTFSSGANDKLKWCLRVNPKGLDEESKDYLSLYLLLVSCPKSEVRAKFKFSILNAKGEETKAMESQRAYRFVQGKDWGFKKFIRRDFLLDEANGLLPDDKLTLFCEVSVVQDSVNISGQNTMNMVKVPECRLADELGGLWENSRFTDCCLCVAGQEFKGHKAILAARSPVFSAMFEHEMEESKKNRVEINDVEPEVFKEMMCFIYTGKAPNLDKMADDLLAAADKYALERLKVMCEGPWAHPGVIPGVIPWFCPQDALES
- the SPOP gene encoding speckle-type POZ protein isoform X1 gives rise to the protein MSRVPSPPPPAEMSSGPVAESWCYTQIKVVKFSYMWTINNFSFCREEMGEVIKSSTFSSGANDKLKWCLRVNPKGLDEESKDYLSLYLLLVSCPKSEVRAKFKFSILNAKGEETKAMESQRAYRFVQGKDWGFKKFIRRDFLLDEANGLLPDDKLTLFCEVSVVQDSVNISGQNTMNMVKVPECRLADELGGLWENSRFTDCCLCVAGQEFKGHKAILAARSPVFSAMFEHEMEESKKNRVEINDVEPEVFKEMMCFIYTGKAPNLDKMADDLLAAADKYALERLKVMCEDALCSNLSVENAAEILILADLHSADQLKTQAVDFINYHASDVMETSGWKSMVVSHPHLVAEAYRSLASAQCPFLGPPRKRLKQS